Below is a genomic region from Myxococcaceae bacterium JPH2.
GAGCCGGACCGCGCGGCGCTCGCGAAGGTGGCTCGGGCCTACCTGCCCACGGCGACGCCCCAGGACGTGAAGAACTGGCTGGAGGGCGCCGAGCTTACGGCGTCACGCGCTGGACTCTTCGCGGCAGGCGAGCTGGAGCCGGTGCGCCGCATGGTGCAGGGTGAGACGGGCTCGGCATTCCGCGTGCCCTCGCGCACCAAGCTGCGAGAGCTGCTGGTGTTCGCGACCTCCGAGGATCTGCACGACTTGCGAGTGGCGGTGGGGACGCACGTGGAGGTGCAGGTGCGACGGTAGCGCCAGACCCGGACTCTGGGTTCATGCGTTGAGTAGCATTCGGGCAATCAAGGCGCGCGACCTTGATCTCCCCGGTGGGCACTTCTACGATTCCGACGGGATTTCTTCCGTCATTTCTGAGGGTTGCGGGAAAGATGCGTTTCGTCTGCGACAGCTGCCGCGCGCAGTACATGATCAGCGACGACAAAGTTGGCTCCAAGGGAGTCAAGGTTCGTTGCAAGAAGTGCGGTCACACCATTCTGGTGAGGCCCGCGGGAGCACCGTCGGTGAAGGAGGGCTCGCCGGAGATTGCACCGGTCGAGACCACGCCTCCCGCTGCCGGTACGCCACGCGGGGCCGAGCCCGCCGGAACGGGGTTGCCCGCTTCGCTGGGCACGCCTCCGGAAGGTGGCCTCTTCACGGACGTGGAGGAGGACGAGATCGGCGCCGTGTTCGATCAAGTGCTGAGCTCCGGCTCGCACAAGATTCCGGCGGGCGAGGCCGTGGGCGCGACGAAGGATGCCGCGTCCGAGACGGTGCGCCGTTTGGCCGAGGCCGAGGAGACCGAGTCCGCGAAGGAAGACGCCAAGCCCAACGCCGCGGCCCACGAGTGGTACGTGGCCATCGAGGAGAAGCAGGTCGGGCCTTGGTCGGTGGAGAAGGTGAAGGACGCCTGGGAGCGCGGAGAGGTCGGGCCGGACAGCCTGTGCTGGCGCTCGGGATTCAGTGATTGGATTCCGCTGTCCGAGACCGCCGAGCTGGCCTCGGTCCTCGCGCCGCGTCCGTCCAAGCCTGTCATTGTCGCGCCCGCGCCGGTGTCCTCGTCGTCGCCCTCCGTGGTGGCTGGCCCGGTCGAGTCAGCCTTCAGCGCGGGCAGCTCCAAATCGGGTCGCACGGACACGGGTGTGGGAGTGCCGTTGGCGCCGGCCGAGGAGTCCGTGGGCTGGAAGCCGTCGGCGGCCAGCGTGCTGGCGTCTCTGGTGAAGGAGGAGAACGAGGCGCTGGCGAAGCCGCCGCCGCGTCCTGCTCCGTCGCTGGAGAAGGAGCCGGTGTCCCAGTCTCGGCTGCTGGACGTGCCGATTCCGCCTCCCGAGCCGTTGTCGTCGCCAGGTGCGCCCATGCCGATGATGGGTGCGCCCATGGCTCCGGCGCCCATGGCCTATCCGCCGCAGCACGCGGCGCCTGCGTATGCCCAGGCCGCGCCTGCCTATGCGCAGCCGGCGTACGCGCAGCCCGCGCCCGCCTATCCGCCCCCGGGTTATCCCGTGGGCTATCCGCCTCCGCAGGCCGCGCCTCCCGCGGGCAAGAGCAAGATGCCGCTCATCGCGGGCGGCATCGGCGGGGTGCTCATCGTGGGCGTGTTGGCGGTGCTGGCGTTCTCGCGCGGTGGCAACGCGCGCGGTGAAGAGACGCCCGTGCCGTCGGCGTCTCCCTCGCAGGTGGCGGCCGCGACGCCTCGTCCGAGCGCGGAGATGCCGCCGATGCCTGCGGCTCCGGTGGGGACGGTGCAGACGCCGCCCCCGGCGACGGCTCAGGCCACCGCGACTCCGCCTCCAGGCACGACCGCGCCCGCGGGTGGGGCGCCAGTCGCCGCTGCCGGTACGCCGCCGGTCGCGGCGGCTGTGACGCCTCCGGCGGGCGGGACGAGCGCTCCGGTCGCGGCGGCCACGCCGCCTGTTCCAACTGCGACTGCGGCCGTGACACCTCCGCCGGTCGCTGCGCCTCCGACTCCGGTGGCTGCAGTGGCGCCGGCCAATCCAGGCACGCCGGTGGCGCGTGTGGATCGCACGCCGAC
It encodes:
- the gltJ gene encoding adventurous gliding motility protein GltJ; the protein is MRFVCDSCRAQYMISDDKVGSKGVKVRCKKCGHTILVRPAGAPSVKEGSPEIAPVETTPPAAGTPRGAEPAGTGLPASLGTPPEGGLFTDVEEDEIGAVFDQVLSSGSHKIPAGEAVGATKDAASETVRRLAEAEETESAKEDAKPNAAAHEWYVAIEEKQVGPWSVEKVKDAWERGEVGPDSLCWRSGFSDWIPLSETAELASVLAPRPSKPVIVAPAPVSSSSPSVVAGPVESAFSAGSSKSGRTDTGVGVPLAPAEESVGWKPSAASVLASLVKEENEALAKPPPRPAPSLEKEPVSQSRLLDVPIPPPEPLSSPGAPMPMMGAPMAPAPMAYPPQHAAPAYAQAAPAYAQPAYAQPAPAYPPPGYPVGYPPPQAAPPAGKSKMPLIAGGIGGVLIVGVLAVLAFSRGGNARGEETPVPSASPSQVAAATPRPSAEMPPMPAAPVGTVQTPPPATAQATATPPPGTTAPAGGAPVAAAGTPPVAAAVTPPAGGTSAPVAAATPPVPTATAAVTPPPVAAPPTPVAAVAPANPGTPVARVDRTPTTRRTGTSSRAGGHEEETHSSSQHTASTSSNAGGGDDEFDDLFGTKKAQPVPKPGGKTPTTYIPPEPGGSMPDTLQQSDIMQVVLSNKPAIVKCVSEQKKKDPALSGKLVMRWTVQTSGKTTAVSCRTDEFRSSYMASCISGLIKGWTFPRHKRQGDPIDFPFTF